From Chloroflexota bacterium, one genomic window encodes:
- a CDS encoding glutamate mutase L translates to MTTADPAALLVVDIGTLFTHVALLELVAGEYRLLGRAQALSTLEPPIADAWQGILTAIREIEQLTFRAIAHVDGLMTPHRADGSGVDGMVVTTSAAGTLPIVLAAISNDTTGASLRRVARSSYTTVLDMVTLDEYGDPDLAEGESWIDYQLANLVRLPAATVLMAGGIDGGNAAPLERLAHMLGFTVLRREQINSREFAHVIFAGNTAAFVGIEDALSTIAPITSTANVRPAIGIEQLMPARLELIRSYNDRVLPKLPSFNRMRAMSSDMIRCTSDGFGPLVRFIAKHHGRNTLIVDIGAMTSAGYTSDGTQLHLTVETNCGTAYGIAGLVDRAGAGNITRWLPFEMSDSALREHMLNRLVRPQIVPIDRESLLIEQALVREALRVVSKDLFDEQPQLASDLIIATGGALTHTMHPAQTLLSIVDGLDFGRLQQYRDRSLLISDIYLDRDGLLALCGATAWKYPDASFCLLEQDVLRNGALASYLAINSSLRLGDLVAEVELVPVSGAPIIMQIHHGEIRRLPLALGKRATLRLRPTKQVQIGANLPGEVVETGLAAITGSALGLVIDARPRPLAQRNSDIPSRNQQWQWLNQLGVVDGLNPYAPQYDDQPLPFEMAPALTRIPDPAPAPAQMLPEREEPNAIPDWLREEGENATDLTMPPPSDFGVEEPLPDWLGGMDVPVSSDPVLDLGERRPSQPIAPADFSALRNELEEQNKPKRGFFRRK, encoded by the coding sequence ATGACGACCGCTGATCCTGCTGCACTGCTTGTCGTTGATATTGGCACGTTGTTTACCCACGTGGCGCTGCTCGAACTGGTTGCAGGCGAGTACCGTTTGTTGGGTCGTGCCCAAGCGCTCTCAACCCTAGAGCCACCAATTGCTGATGCATGGCAAGGTATTTTGACGGCAATTCGCGAAATTGAGCAATTGACCTTTCGGGCAATTGCCCATGTCGATGGCTTGATGACCCCCCATCGCGCCGATGGTTCGGGTGTTGATGGCATGGTCGTAACCACCAGCGCTGCTGGCACGTTGCCAATTGTCTTGGCCGCAATCTCGAATGATACGACTGGTGCTAGTTTGCGGCGGGTGGCCCGTTCGAGCTATACGACTGTGCTCGATATGGTAACCCTCGATGAATATGGTGACCCCGATTTGGCCGAGGGCGAAAGCTGGATCGATTATCAATTGGCCAATTTAGTGCGCTTGCCCGCTGCAACGGTGTTGATGGCTGGTGGCATCGATGGTGGTAATGCCGCGCCGCTTGAGCGTTTGGCCCACATGCTGGGCTTTACGGTTTTGCGCCGTGAACAAATTAACTCGCGTGAGTTTGCTCATGTGATTTTTGCGGGCAATACGGCGGCCTTCGTTGGCATCGAGGATGCCCTTTCAACGATTGCCCCAATTACCTCAACCGCCAATGTGCGTCCAGCAATTGGGATTGAGCAATTAATGCCGGCACGTTTGGAGTTAATTCGTTCCTATAACGATCGCGTATTGCCAAAATTGCCAAGCTTCAACCGGATGCGGGCGATGAGCAGCGATATGATTCGTTGTACAAGCGATGGGTTTGGTCCATTGGTGCGCTTTATCGCCAAACATCATGGCCGCAATACCTTGATTGTTGATATTGGCGCGATGACCAGCGCTGGCTATACCTCCGATGGCACGCAATTGCATCTTACGGTCGAAACTAATTGTGGCACGGCCTATGGGATTGCCGGCTTAGTTGATCGGGCTGGGGCTGGCAATATCACGCGCTGGCTGCCGTTTGAAATGAGCGATTCAGCTTTACGTGAACATATGCTCAATCGACTGGTTCGCCCGCAAATTGTGCCAATCGACCGCGAAAGTTTGTTGATTGAACAAGCCTTGGTGCGCGAAGCCCTGCGCGTTGTCTCGAAAGATTTGTTTGATGAACAGCCGCAATTAGCGAGCGATTTGATTATTGCAACTGGCGGTGCACTGACCCACACCATGCATCCGGCTCAAACTTTGTTGAGCATCGTGGATGGGCTGGATTTTGGGCGCTTGCAACAATATCGTGATCGTAGCTTGCTGATTAGCGATATTTACCTTGATCGTGATGGCTTGCTGGCCTTGTGTGGCGCGACTGCTTGGAAATATCCTGATGCAAGTTTTTGTTTGCTCGAACAAGATGTATTGCGCAATGGCGCTTTAGCCAGCTATTTGGCAATCAATAGTTCATTGCGTTTGGGCGATTTGGTGGCGGAAGTCGAACTTGTGCCCGTTAGCGGCGCTCCGATTATCATGCAAATTCATCATGGCGAGATTCGACGCTTGCCGTTAGCCTTAGGCAAACGCGCTACCCTGCGTTTACGCCCAACCAAACAAGTGCAAATTGGGGCAAATTTACCAGGCGAAGTCGTCGAAACTGGCTTGGCTGCGATTACCGGCAGCGCATTGGGCTTGGTGATTGATGCCCGCCCACGGCCTTTAGCTCAGCGCAATAGCGATATCCCAAGCCGCAATCAACAATGGCAATGGCTCAATCAATTGGGCGTGGTTGATGGACTTAATCCCTATGCGCCGCAGTATGATGATCAACCGCTGCCGTTTGAAATGGCTCCTGCGCTTACGCGAATTCCCGATCCAGCGCCAGCGCCAGCCCAAATGCTGCCCGAACGCGAAGAACCTAATGCGATTCCCGATTGGTTGCGCGAAGAAGGCGAGAATGCTACCGATTTGACCATGCCGCCACCAAGTGATTTTGGGGTTGAAGAACCCTTACCCGATTGGCTGGGCGGAATGGATGTGCCTGTCAGCAGTGATCCGGTGCTCGATTTGGGTGAACGCCGACCATCACAACCAATCGCTCCCGCCGACTTTAGTGCATTGCGCAATGAGTTGGAAGAACAAAATAAGCCCAAACGTGGCTTCTTCCGCCGCAAATAA
- a CDS encoding DUF11 domain-containing protein: MHKRLTRVLGTIFCVLGLGLALFGFDGAWRAYGQTAGPTPTPDFDLPITKAVSPSNALPGDTVTFSINVTNDQPQTQTNVVITDSVVNFLEVVGASSSKGTASFSGQEVRADVGTLASGESVSLTITTRVRAGTVPGTIGQNVAFVNTASGSSSSSNVVTVTIGGEGTPTPSPTPVPAGSKLVVEKSASPASGKVGDLITFKIVVRNTGGSTAPNVVVNDRILDFLEVVSVQTSKGSATTTGQAVKVTVGDLAAGESVTIAITTKIRAGTVSGQQGINIAEAVASDGSGGSSSTTSNPVAIAVDRNPPAGLPDTSAPNQASWIFWLGLGMAITGGLLLMVSRRRSVA; this comes from the coding sequence ATGCACAAACGCCTTACGCGGGTACTGGGAACCATTTTCTGTGTACTTGGCTTGGGTTTGGCGCTATTTGGCTTTGATGGCGCATGGCGTGCCTATGGTCAAACCGCAGGGCCAACCCCAACCCCCGATTTTGACCTGCCGATTACCAAAGCTGTTAGCCCAAGCAATGCCTTGCCCGGCGATACGGTGACGTTTTCAATTAATGTTACCAATGATCAGCCGCAAACCCAAACCAATGTCGTGATTACCGATAGTGTGGTTAATTTCTTGGAAGTAGTTGGAGCGAGCAGCAGCAAAGGTACTGCCAGCTTTAGCGGCCAAGAAGTTCGCGCCGATGTTGGTACATTGGCCAGTGGCGAATCGGTAAGTTTGACGATTACCACGCGGGTACGGGCTGGCACAGTGCCTGGCACCATCGGCCAAAATGTGGCGTTTGTCAATACGGCCAGTGGTTCAAGCTCCTCAAGTAATGTGGTTACGGTGACAATTGGTGGCGAAGGTACACCTACGCCTAGCCCAACACCAGTGCCAGCAGGCTCAAAATTGGTGGTTGAAAAGTCGGCTAGCCCAGCTAGTGGCAAAGTTGGCGATTTAATTACTTTCAAAATTGTGGTGCGCAATACTGGTGGCTCAACTGCACCAAATGTCGTAGTCAACGACCGCATTCTCGATTTCTTGGAAGTTGTTAGCGTGCAAACTAGCAAGGGTAGCGCTACAACCACAGGCCAAGCTGTGAAGGTGACGGTTGGCGATTTGGCAGCTGGCGAAAGCGTTACGATTGCCATCACCACCAAGATTCGGGCGGGCACGGTCAGCGGTCAACAAGGTATCAACATTGCTGAAGCAGTTGCCAGCGATGGCAGTGGTGGTTCATCAAGCACCACCAGTAATCCTGTGGCAATCGCGGTTGATCGTAATCCACCAGCAGGTTTGCCTGATACCAGTGCTCCAAATCAAGCTTCGTGGATTTTCTGGCTTGGCTTGGGCATGGCGATTACTGGCGGTTTATTGTTGATGGTTAGTCGCCGCCGGAGCGTTGCTTAA